The following coding sequences are from one Nicotiana tabacum cultivar K326 chromosome 1, ASM71507v2, whole genome shotgun sequence window:
- the LOC107805966 gene encoding uncharacterized protein LOC107805966, translated as MATAPVKSQPLHYFSLPQLKWGQKSHTNTNHRFRRRESPSSTADNHLSPLQPADLNGGSDSDKLPVEEQRQEKHVEEEEGLKEEKVLWNLRPRKSVMKVGLEAETAPLKKNVEMEVESSNHIRSQRVRDNNVDNGHGFGSGKKEKKKKLWISLSREEIEEDVYSMTGSRPARRPKRRSKTIQKQLDNVFPGMYLVGLTADSFRVNDTTK; from the exons ATGGCAACGGCACCGGTCAAGTCACAGCCACTGCATTATTTCTCTTTACCCCAGTTGAAATGGGGCCAAAAAAGTCACACTAACACCAACCACCGCTTCCGCCGCCGCGAGTCTCCTTCGTCTACAGCCGATAACCACCTCAGCCCACTCCAACCCGCCGACTTGAACGGTGGTTCTGACTCCGACAAGCTCCCAGTAGAAGAACAAAGACAAGAAAAacatgtagaagaagaagaagggctAAAAGAGGAAAAAGTGTTGTGGAATTTAAGGCCAAGAAAGAGTGTAATGAAGGTGGGGTTAGAGGCTGAAACGGCGCCGTTAAAGAAGAACGTTGAAATGGAAGTTGAAAGCAGTAATCATATAAGGTCGCAGAGGGTGAGAGATAATAACGTGGATAATGGGCATGGATTCGGGTCGggtaagaaagagaaaaagaaaaagttatgGATCTCGTTGTCAAGGGAAGAGATTGAGGAAGATGTCTATTCTATGACTGGGTCAAGACCCGCTAGGAGACCCAAGAGACGATCCAAGACAATTCAAAAACAACTCGAT AATGTTTTCCCTGGAATGTATTTAGTAGGTCTCACGGCTGATTCGTTCAGAGTTAATGATACTACG AAGTAG